Within the [Enterobacter] lignolyticus SCF1 genome, the region GCCAGCGAGTCATTGCACAGGTGGCGATACTGCACTATTCCCTGCAGCGCATCGCGCAGGGTGGGCAGGTGACTGAGCAGCAGGCTTATCTCGCCAAAATCCGACAGCTGACGATGTTCCGCCATCCGCAGGCCCAGGGTATCGCACCCGCTGATGAGGGCAGAATGCTCGATAAGCTTAATGGCGGTGGAGACAGGGATGCGCTGATTAGGCATATCCAGGATAGAAGTACTGAGCCCCACCTGCGCTAATAAGTGCTGGGTATTAAGGCCGAGTTGACGGGTGACGTCCAGATAATTGGTGAGGATGGCGGCTCTGGCTAAGACAGTCATCGTGCAGCTTCCTTAGGTGATTAATCTGTGTCGCAAATAATCGATTAACATTTAATTAGCAGTCATGTAACAAAATGGAAAGTATTTTATCTTCGTTTTGCAACATTGGTGCTTCCCTTTTTTCAGGCGGTGGGGTAGGGCTGGCGCGGGCCTTAGTTTTGCCTGCCCGTGTCGTAAAATGACAAATCGATGGCGTCAAAAGTTAAGCGGCCTGAATGTTGGGGCTTTACTGTTGCGCTTGAGGCGCTGGCCTTTAGCCGGGCCGTCTGGAGAGCAAGGAAAGTCACATGGATAAATTGCATACCAAGGCTACAGTGCTGATCGTTCCCGGATTGCGCGATCATGTGGCAGAACATTGGCAGACGCATCTGGCGGCCAGCCTGGCCAGAGTGCGTTCAGTGCCTCCCCTGACCGAGGACAAGCTCAATTGCCGGGCTCGCGTTGAGGCCATTGCCCAGGCGCTGGCGCAGATCGACGGTCCGGTGATCCTGGTTGCGCACAGCGCCGGTGTACTGATGACGGTGCACTGGGCGCAGCAGCATCAGCACCAAATCAAAGGGGCCCTGCTGGTCACCCCTCCGGATCTTTACGCCAGCTGGCCGGCCCAGTACCCGAGCCAGGAGACCCTGCAGGCCGGCGGCTGGTACCCGCTGCCGCGCACGCGGTTGCCGTTTCGAAGCCTGGTGGCCGTCAGCAGCAACGATCCCCTGGCCAGCGCCGACGCGGTGCGCGCCATGGCCACCGGCTGGGGCAGCGAGCTTGTCGAGCTGGGCGCCGTCGGCCACCTCAATCCGGCGAGCGGCTTCGGACCCTGGCCTCAGGGGCTGGAGCTGGTGCGGCGTCTCGACGCTATGGACGTCATACCGGGCAAACAATAAGTCAAAGAGGAACCTGCATGGTGAAGACCAGAATCATACCGTCAGCGCAGGGAGCTCATGCTTATCCGCTGCTGATCAAGAGCCTGCTGCTGTCGGGCGGGCGTTATCACCCAGGGGGAGAAATCGTCTACGCCGACAGGCTGCGTTACGACTATCGCACTCTCAGGCAGCGCATCCACCGCCTGGCAAACATGCTGACGGCAGCTGGCGTCAGGCCCGGCGACACCGTCGCCCTGCTGGACTGGGACAGCCATCGCGCCCTCGAATGCTTCTTCGCCGTGCCCATGCTGGGCGCCGTTCTGCACACGGTCAACGTCCGCTTTTCGGCGGATCAAATCGCCTACACCATGAATCATGCCGAGGATCACCTGGTGCTGGTGCACGACGACTTCCTGCCGGTGATCGAATCGCTGGAGGAGACGCTGACCACCGTCCGGGGCTATATCCAGCTCAGCGACGACGGCGGGAAGGCGACCCGCCTGCCGGTG harbors:
- a CDS encoding RBBP9/YdeN family alpha/beta hydrolase, yielding MDKLHTKATVLIVPGLRDHVAEHWQTHLAASLARVRSVPPLTEDKLNCRARVEAIAQALAQIDGPVILVAHSAGVLMTVHWAQQHQHQIKGALLVTPPDLYASWPAQYPSQETLQAGGWYPLPRTRLPFRSLVAVSSNDPLASADAVRAMATGWGSELVELGAVGHLNPASGFGPWPQGLELVRRLDAMDVIPGKQ